The genomic window ATCTTTAGTTTACTACACGATTACAAGATGAAAGTCAGCATGATTCAAAATTCAGCGATTAGCTTTTCAGTGTGTATAGAAAATAACTATGACAATCTGGAACGCTTGTTATTACATTTAAAGGCAAAGTATAAAGTGTCGTCGCACAAAGCGGTTAATCTCTATACTATTAGACATTACAACCAACAAGCAATCCACGACATGGAAGCCGAAAAAGAAATTCTTTTAAAGCAAATCACTCCCGAGATCGTACAGATTATAACCAAGTAAGTAACTATTTAATCCTAAAAATGATTAAATTTGTATCAGACCCCCAAAATATGAGTATCGTAACCCCCAAAGAAATTGCGAAGGCCATTAAAGTTGATACCTATGGATTTATCGGTACTTTTTTAGGCTGGATCTTGATGAAGGTATTGAAGATTTCTACGATTAACAGAATCTACAATCAGAACAAGCACAAAAGCGATCTTGAATTTTTAAACGGCCTTTTATCCGATTTTCAAATTCGATTTGAAATTCCCGAAGAAGATTTAAAACGACTCCCAAAAGACGGCGCATACATCACGGTTTCCAACCATCCCTTGGGTGGAATAGATGGCATTTTATTGTTAAAATTAATGCTTGAACAACGCAGCGATTTTAAAATCATCGCAAATTTTTTATTGCACCGCATTGAACCTTTAGTCCCGTACATCATGCCGGTAAATCCATTTGAGGATCACAAAGATGTCAAATCGAGCATCGCTGGATTTAAGAATTCCTTGTTACATTTACAAAACGGTCACCCCTTAGGAATATTTCCAGCGGGTGAAGTCTCTACCTATAAAGATGGAAAATTAGTGGTTGATAAACCTTGGGAACCTGCCGCCATGAAACTGATTCAACGTGCCGAAGTGCCTATTGTACCCATTTATTTTCATGCAAAAAACAGTCCTTTGTTTTACCGCCTCTCAAGACTGAGTGCCTCACTGAGAACTGCCAAACTTCCCTCTGAATTGTTAACCCAAAAGAAGCGTGTGATTCGAGTGAGAATCGGAAAACCGATTAGTGTCAAAGATCAAAAAGAGCACGGGACTTTAGATGCCTTTTCGGACTTTGTCAGACGAAAAACCTATATGCTTTCAAACTCTTTTGAAAAGGCTAAAATCTTAACAAATATTTCCTCGAGTTTAAAAGTGACCAAGTCTCCAAAAAAAATTGTGACGCCTGTTCCAACAGATGTTATGTGTGCTGAAGTCGCGACCTTAAAAGCCGAAGACCACCGCCTTTTAACGAGTAAAAACTACGAAGTGTATTTGGCACCTGCGGCTAAACTCCCAAACATCTTACACGAAATTGGACGCTTGCGTGAAATCACGTTTAGAGAAATTGGAGAGGGCACCAACAAGGCGATTGACTTGGACACTTTTGACAGTTATTACCACCACATGTTTTTGTGGGATGCAGAAGCAAAGTGCCTTGCAGGTGCATACCGAATGGGCTTAGGAAGTGAAATTTTTGAAGCTAAAGGCATTGATGGATTTTATCTACAAGACTTGTTCCGTTTTGAACCGGAACTCCACAGCATGATGAGCCAGTCTATTGAATTGGGTCGTGCCTTTATTATTAAAAGCTACCAACAAAAACCAATGCCGTTGTTCTTACTTTGGAAAGGAATTGTGCACAGTACACTGCGCTTTCCAGAACATAAATATTTAATTGGCGGCGTAAGTATCAGTAATCAATTTTCAAATTTCTCAAAATCCTTGATGATTGAGTTTATGAAATCGCATTACTACGATCCGTATTTGGCGCAGTACATCCACCCAAAGAAAGAGTTTAAAGTGAAGCTGAAAGATGCTGACAAAGATTTTGTATTTGATGCCACGGCAGCTGATTTGAATAAGTTTGATAAAATTATTGATGAAATTGAGCCAGGAGCGTTGCGAATGCCCGTGCTCCTCAAAAAATACATCAAACAGAATGCCCATCTGATCGCTTTTAATGAAGACCCCCTTTTTAACAATGCCGTCGATGGACTGATGTACATTCGTATTGCAGACCTTCCCGATAGTACCGTGCGTCCTGTGATGGAAGAATTTCAAGCAGAACTGGAACGCAAGTATGGACCTTCGGAAGATGAATAAATTTTCTTGTTTTTAGATTTTTATCAATTCTTTTTGTAGTTTTAGACTGCCTTAATACTTAACCTAAAATTATGAAACAAGTTTTCCCCAAGGAAATCATTGAAAGCACTGTTGAAACTCACATGTTTCGACATAGCACTAAAAGTAAAGTTATATACCTTATTATTTTACTTTCTGTTATGACTGCTTTAGCCCTACTCCCCTTTACCAATATTGATATTTATTCAACCTCCCGCGGGATTATCAAACCTGATAAAGAACGTATTACGATCACGGCACCCATTTCTGGAAAAATTAATACCTCGTATTTAAACAATAATATGTTTGTGAAAAAAGGAGATACTTTAGTGTCTTTTGATGCCTCTATAATTGTTGAAAAATTGAGTTTATCAAAGCGTCAAATTGAAGAAACGACCCTATTTATTCAAGATTTATCTTATATGGTAGGGGCTAAAAAAATAGACCTCAAACAGCTAAAATCTCCTAAATTCCAAAATGAGGCTCTTCTTTTTAAACAAAAAGAATACGAACTTCAAACGAAGTTTAAAAAATTAAAACGGGACTTTAATCGTTCTAAAAAACTATTCGACAAAGGCGTCATTGCAAAGGTGGAGCACGAAAACAAAACACTTGAGTACGACCTTATAAAAAGCAACATTCACCAATTGCACGAGCAGCAATACAATGCATGGCAAGCGGCACTTACGGACTATAAAACCAAATTAGTAGAGCTTGAAAGTAACGCCTACCAAACCCAACAAAACAGAAACTTATATACCGTGACAGCCCCTATTTCGGGGACTTTGGTAAGCAGTGTGAGTACGGGACAAAACAGCTATTTGGCTGCTGGGCAAACCATTGCCGAGCTATCTCCTGACACGGAATTGCGAATAGAATGTTATGTAAGCCCCTATGACATTGGTTTATTAAAAGTCCATTCCGATGTAAATTTCCAGATAGATGCCTATAATTACAACCAATGGGGCATGTCCAGTGGACGTATCACAGACATTGCAAAAGATATTGAATTCGTTGATAACAAAGCGGTTTTTAAAGTGTATTGCAGCATCAACGACGCCCAACTAGCTCTCAAAAATGGCTATGTAGGCCCTTTGAAAAAAGGGATGACACTGACCGCAAAATTCAAATTAGCCAACCGAAGTTTATTTGACTTATTATACGACAAAGTGGACGATTGGATCAACCCAGGACAAAATCAAACCGCTAAGCTCTAAACCCTGAAAATTATGAAAAACCTAAAAACACTGGAACGCTTACAGCAATTGCATTTAAGAATTAAAAACGAAAATACAGGGGCACCAAAACAATTAGCAGACTTAATGCAAATTAGTCAGCGCTCTGTGTATATACTAATGAATAAGCTAAAGGATTACAATGCAGAAATTAGCTACAGTAGGAATAAAGAAACCTATTACTACACGAACGCCTTTGATTTACAAGTGGCTATTTCTGTAACCGTACTAAACGGAGATGAGGTTACCGAAATTTTTGGTGGCAGTTATTTTTTAGGAGAAAATTTGCACCTTGCAAGGAAGTTGCAGTGAACACGTTTATATTTGGAATATCAAAACAATATTAGATGCATATGGTAGCGTTTTGATACGGATTGTAAAAAGTTTACAACCAAAAAAATTAATATAAACTCAAATTTTAAAAATTATGAAACAATTAGAAAATTATGGTGTTCAAGCGTTGAACACTGAAGAACTCAAATCTACTGAGGGTGGGTTTTGGCAGTATGTAGTCGCAGGGGCTTTGTATGTCATGTCAGAATGGGATGACATTTCTGCTGGATTTAATGATGGAATTAATGGTAACGACTACGATTATAATCCCTGTCCTTAAAACTTTATGAAAGTTAGAAGAAAAAATATATTATATATTTTAATTTTAATTTTTCTTTTTGGTTTTTTATCCAATTATGACAAATTAAAAGAGTCATTTATTAAAATTTTAAATTATTTATCATGGAACTAATAGAATTAAATAAGAATGAATTACTAAACATTAACGGAGGTGATGAACCAGCATATGGGATAGGATATTATATTGGAGCTGGTCTAAATGCAATTGACGAGGCTTTAGGAGAGTTTTTCTTTGGAGATCATCCTTGGTGGACTACACATCCCTAATTAAAAAAACATAAAGCGATGGCTAGAATTATCTTGTTGTCGCTTTATATTAAAAAATTAATTAAATTGAGATTACTAATTAACTTCATTTCAGTAATTGTTCTTTTACTAATATTTGAATTTGGCTTTAATCCCCTTTGGGATTACTTATATGAAATATTTGATATAAAAAAAACTTCGTTTTATGGAAACGAAAAAACTGCTTTTTTTTATTTTCTATAATAATTATAGCTCCTATCGTTGAAACACTTGTCTTTCAAGTTTTAATTAAATATTTACTAGACTTCACATCTTTACGAAGCATCCAAAATAAAATTATTTATTACTCTATTATTTCTGGAGTGTTATTTGGCTTAACTCATAACTATTCGATTGTTCACATTATAAAAGCAACAATAATGGGGGTGATTTTCATGCTTTTTTATCTTAAAACATTGAACAAAAAAAAACTTATGATAACCATTATTTATATTTCAACAACACATGCTTTTTGGAATTTGTTTGTTTGGTTTTGCAGAAATATTTAAAACATGAAAAATAAAAAAACTCTTATCATTCTAGCTGGTATTGTACTTTTAGTCATTGGATTTACTTTAGGACGGGCATTCGTTTCCTATATGTTGGATGCATTAGGGTAAACACGAAACAACAAATCATGAAGAAAAAAATATTCTCAAGTTTTTTTATTGCTTTAGGTCTAATTTACATAAAAAGTGCCTTAACACCCTTGATTTGTATTGATGAACCCAAAGACTATGAACTTTTTTTTGGTTGGAAAACCACAAAAAATATATTTATTCTTGTAAAATTAGTCATAGGAGTACCGCTCGTCATCTTCAATGTAAAAGAATTATTGAAACATAAAAACACCAAAAAAAACATCATTTATCTAGTTCTATCCCTATTCCTTTTT from Formosa sp. Hel1_33_131 includes these protein-coding regions:
- a CDS encoding HlyD family secretion protein — encoded protein: MKQVFPKEIIESTVETHMFRHSTKSKVIYLIILLSVMTALALLPFTNIDIYSTSRGIIKPDKERITITAPISGKINTSYLNNNMFVKKGDTLVSFDASIIVEKLSLSKRQIEETTLFIQDLSYMVGAKKIDLKQLKSPKFQNEALLFKQKEYELQTKFKKLKRDFNRSKKLFDKGVIAKVEHENKTLEYDLIKSNIHQLHEQQYNAWQAALTDYKTKLVELESNAYQTQQNRNLYTVTAPISGTLVSSVSTGQNSYLAAGQTIAELSPDTELRIECYVSPYDIGLLKVHSDVNFQIDAYNYNQWGMSSGRITDIAKDIEFVDNKAVFKVYCSINDAQLALKNGYVGPLKKGMTLTAKFKLANRSLFDLLYDKVDDWINPGQNQTAKL
- a CDS encoding DNA-binding protein — its product is MKNLKTLERLQQLHLRIKNENTGAPKQLADLMQISQRSVYILMNKLKDYNAEISYSRNKETYYYTNAFDLQVAISVTVLNGDEVTEIFGGSYFLGENLHLARKLQ
- a CDS encoding GNAT family N-acyltransferase, encoding MSIVTPKEIAKAIKVDTYGFIGTFLGWILMKVLKISTINRIYNQNKHKSDLEFLNGLLSDFQIRFEIPEEDLKRLPKDGAYITVSNHPLGGIDGILLLKLMLEQRSDFKIIANFLLHRIEPLVPYIMPVNPFEDHKDVKSSIAGFKNSLLHLQNGHPLGIFPAGEVSTYKDGKLVVDKPWEPAAMKLIQRAEVPIVPIYFHAKNSPLFYRLSRLSASLRTAKLPSELLTQKKRVIRVRIGKPISVKDQKEHGTLDAFSDFVRRKTYMLSNSFEKAKILTNISSSLKVTKSPKKIVTPVPTDVMCAEVATLKAEDHRLLTSKNYEVYLAPAAKLPNILHEIGRLREITFREIGEGTNKAIDLDTFDSYYHHMFLWDAEAKCLAGAYRMGLGSEIFEAKGIDGFYLQDLFRFEPELHSMMSQSIELGRAFIIKSYQQKPMPLFLLWKGIVHSTLRFPEHKYLIGGVSISNQFSNFSKSLMIEFMKSHYYDPYLAQYIHPKKEFKVKLKDADKDFVFDATAADLNKFDKIIDEIEPGALRMPVLLKKYIKQNAHLIAFNEDPLFNNAVDGLMYIRIADLPDSTVRPVMEEFQAELERKYGPSEDE